In one window of Puniceicoccus vermicola DNA:
- a CDS encoding IS5 family transposase, which yields MLQRDIVLSLFIRDNIQVERNASRSSRGAKKINNLYRTEVGSHRGRPVGNLDATLNGIWWILCTGSIWNQLPERYGKWNSVWRCFRRWCGSGMWGWILQNLTEQHSDYEIALMLDGSHIKAHQDASRSPLDSEQQKLGKTKGGRNTKLSAVVNLAGRAVSLVLVPGNEHDSVSAIETLPKNLKAKFVLADKAYDANRIRSHIESAGGFCVIPPKANRKETISYDKEIGRLRRIVENFFCRIKSYRRVATRYEQLP from the coding sequence ATGTTGCAACGAGATATAGTTTTGTCATTGTTCATCCGTGACAACATACAGGTCGAACGAAATGCCTCTCGCAGTTCGCGAGGAGCTAAAAAAATTAACAACCTATATCGCACTGAGGTAGGAAGCCACCGAGGGCGTCCGGTTGGAAACCTTGACGCTACGCTCAATGGGATTTGGTGGATATTGTGCACGGGCTCGATTTGGAATCAGTTGCCTGAACGTTATGGAAAATGGAACAGTGTTTGGCGGTGTTTTCGCCGCTGGTGTGGTTCAGGCATGTGGGGATGGATTCTGCAGAATCTTACGGAACAGCACTCTGACTACGAAATCGCCTTGATGCTGGACGGCTCCCATATCAAGGCTCATCAGGACGCTTCCCGGAGTCCCTTAGATTCTGAACAACAAAAACTTGGAAAAACCAAAGGTGGCAGAAATACAAAACTCTCTGCTGTGGTAAATCTTGCCGGAAGAGCCGTTTCCCTTGTCTTGGTTCCCGGCAATGAACACGACAGTGTCAGTGCCATCGAAACCCTTCCCAAGAACTTGAAAGCCAAGTTCGTTCTCGCCGACAAGGCCTATGATGCCAACCGCATCAGAAGTCATATTGAATCGGCGGGAGGGTTCTGCGTCATCCCTCCTAAAGCGAATCGAAAAGAGACGATCTCTTACGACAAGGAAATCGGTAGGCTTCGAAGAATCGTCGAAAACTTCTTCTGCAGAATAAAATCATACAGAAGAGTCGCTACACGATACGAGCAACTCCCC